From the Selenomonas timonae genome, one window contains:
- a CDS encoding phosphodiester glycosidase family protein, whose product MRILKKILVLLAALLLTASSYAWAAELNDLRTSSTAERDRLVFDFSEMPIYHVSLSEDGRELTFDFADADVAAFKRASVHTKRIDSVSYASRSGHFYVTVTMAKGMKYALGNLMNPARVFLDVSPAGANPSKTTPAEPPVKLSTQPKPGKAAEEEPKKPTLPILKEETIAPGLMQRTYIYEDEDGQVTSYFVEADPVQYSVRSALARGIIPGRQTVTGIARDTNAVAAINASYFAVNGVILGVTKIDGTIVGTTYYDRSAFGVMPDGSFVFGTVSYNGTVKIDQVTLPVSGVNAERGENGLIIYNRAYGRTTGTNPYGLEYVIRGGRVAEINTNDSVIPSDGYVVSVHGSSMDAFAAAGTRVGDPTVLREETGAMWDRAVQIVGAGPRLVENGVVHVTAGEEQFPGDIRYGRAPRSAVGVTKSGKVVFAVVDGRQSHSHGLTLTEFAELLVKFGVQNAINLDGGGSSALYVNGGVVNSPSDGSERAVGSALILQKK is encoded by the coding sequence ATGCGTATCTTGAAGAAAATCCTTGTGCTTCTGGCGGCGCTGCTCTTGACGGCGTCCTCCTATGCGTGGGCGGCGGAGCTGAACGATCTGCGCACGTCGAGTACGGCGGAGCGCGATCGGCTCGTCTTTGACTTTTCAGAGATGCCCATCTATCATGTCAGCCTTTCCGAGGATGGGCGCGAGTTGACCTTTGATTTTGCGGATGCGGATGTGGCGGCGTTCAAACGAGCTTCTGTGCACACAAAGCGCATTGACTCCGTCTCCTATGCGTCGCGCAGCGGGCATTTTTATGTGACGGTCACGATGGCGAAGGGCATGAAGTATGCACTTGGCAATCTGATGAATCCTGCGCGTGTTTTTCTCGATGTGTCGCCTGCGGGAGCGAATCCGTCGAAGACGACGCCCGCCGAACCTCCCGTAAAGCTGTCGACGCAGCCAAAGCCCGGAAAAGCTGCGGAAGAGGAGCCGAAGAAGCCCACGCTCCCAATTCTGAAGGAAGAAACGATTGCGCCGGGGCTTATGCAGCGCACGTACATTTACGAAGATGAGGACGGGCAGGTGACTTCGTACTTCGTTGAGGCAGATCCCGTGCAGTACAGCGTTCGCTCCGCGCTTGCGCGCGGCATCATCCCGGGGCGGCAGACTGTAACGGGGATTGCGCGCGATACGAATGCAGTAGCGGCGATCAATGCCTCCTACTTTGCGGTAAACGGCGTGATTCTCGGCGTGACGAAGATCGACGGTACGATTGTCGGGACGACCTACTACGATCGCAGCGCATTCGGCGTGATGCCCGACGGCTCCTTTGTATTCGGCACGGTTTCCTACAACGGCACGGTGAAGATCGATCAGGTGACGCTGCCCGTTTCGGGGGTCAACGCCGAGCGCGGTGAGAACGGACTCATCATTTACAACCGCGCTTACGGCAGAACGACGGGGACAAATCCGTACGGGCTCGAATATGTGATTCGGGGGGGCCGCGTGGCAGAGATCAATACGAATGATTCCGTGATTCCCTCGGACGGCTACGTTGTCTCCGTGCACGGCTCCTCGATGGATGCCTTTGCCGCAGCGGGAACGCGCGTCGGTGACCCGACAGTGCTGAGAGAAGAGACGGGGGCGATGTGGGATCGTGCCGTGCAGATCGTCGGCGCAGGACCGCGTCTGGTCGAGAATGGCGTCGTTCATGTGACGGCGGGCGAGGAGCAGTTCCCCGGAGACATTCGTTACGGACGCGCGCCGCGCAGTGCTGTTGGGGTGACGAAGAGTGGAAAAGTGGTCTTTGCTGTGGTCGACGGGCGGCAGTCGCACAGCCACGGACTGACGCTGACGGAGTTCGCCGAGCTGCTCGTGAAATTCGGCGTCCAGAATGCAATCAATCTCGACGGCGGAGGCTCCTCTGCGCTCTATGTGAACGGCGGTGTTGTCAACTCTCCCTCGGACGGGTCGGAGCGGGCGGTCGGCAGTGCGCTGATTTTGCAGAAAAAATGA
- a CDS encoding flagellar hook-basal body protein — MWRGLYIAASGMITETKHTDMIANNLANASTTGYKRDDMAIREFEPMLLRRINDNSADTKVTSFKGFRVEGNRAPIVGTLGLGSAVDEIATEHLQGAMQTTGNTYDFAISGQGYFVVNTIDGPRYTRDGGFYRSTNGTLLNMRGQEVLSSRGRSIRIPENAQRVNVSSDGRIYADGAEVAQLGFVQFAGKNAVIKQGDNLYRPQEGARPQQATGTIEQGMLEMSNTSIVTEMVELINNYRVYEAGSKAVQTQDTLLDKAVNDVGRTS; from the coding sequence ATGTGGAGAGGACTCTATATTGCAGCCTCGGGCATGATTACGGAGACCAAGCACACGGACATGATCGCGAACAACCTCGCGAATGCGTCGACCACGGGCTACAAGCGCGACGACATGGCGATCCGCGAGTTCGAGCCGATGCTGCTTCGCCGCATCAATGACAACTCTGCGGATACCAAGGTGACGAGCTTCAAGGGCTTTCGCGTCGAGGGGAATCGTGCGCCGATCGTCGGTACGCTCGGGCTCGGGTCTGCCGTGGATGAGATTGCGACGGAGCATCTGCAGGGCGCGATGCAGACGACGGGCAACACCTATGACTTTGCGATCTCGGGACAAGGCTACTTCGTCGTCAATACGATTGATGGACCGCGCTATACACGTGATGGCGGCTTCTACCGCTCGACGAACGGAACTCTGCTCAATATGCGCGGGCAGGAGGTGCTCTCCTCACGCGGGCGCTCAATCAGGATTCCGGAGAATGCGCAGCGTGTGAATGTCTCGAGCGACGGACGCATCTACGCGGACGGTGCAGAGGTTGCGCAGCTCGGCTTTGTGCAGTTTGCTGGGAAGAATGCGGTCATCAAGCAGGGAGACAATCTCTACCGCCCCCAGGAAGGCGCGCGTCCACAGCAGGCGACGGGCACGATCGAGCAGGGGATGCTTGAGATGTCGAATACGAGCATTGTCACGGAGATGGTCGAGCTCATCAACAACTACCGTGTCTACGAGGCAGGCTCGAAGGCCGTGCAGACACAGGACACGCTGCTCGACAAGGCGGTCAATGATGTCGGCCGCACGAGTTAA
- a CDS encoding rod-binding protein, with product MTIQPIGDNALLGGAAQPSYDAARMSAESKSFQATLDELQRKAAAAPETEETGYVPKNPMSAEEREAKKLREACEGFEAMFLSMMYKQMRATVPEGGLFGKKSNALEIFEDMRDTEMMNAAAKSGGIGIADMMYKQLTIKTR from the coding sequence ATGACGATTCAGCCAATTGGCGACAACGCACTTTTGGGCGGTGCCGCACAGCCCTCCTACGATGCGGCGCGCATGAGCGCTGAGAGCAAATCCTTTCAGGCGACGCTTGACGAGCTGCAGCGCAAGGCTGCGGCAGCACCTGAGACAGAGGAGACGGGTTACGTCCCGAAGAATCCAATGAGCGCCGAGGAGCGTGAGGCGAAGAAGTTACGTGAGGCGTGCGAGGGCTTCGAGGCAATGTTTCTCAGCATGATGTATAAGCAAATGCGGGCGACCGTGCCGGAGGGAGGCCTCTTTGGAAAAAAGTCCAACGCGCTTGAGATCTTCGAGGATATGCGCGATACGGAGATGATGAATGCGGCGGCAAAGAGCGGCGGCATCGGCATCGCAGATATGATGTATAAGCAGTTGACCATCAAGACCAGATGA
- a CDS encoding flagellar basal body P-ring protein FlgI yields the protein MKKLGILLLLLGLVVGTLPGIASADSAVTRIKDISKVQGVRSNQLMGYGLVVGLDGTGDGSSSGETVQSIANMLTTYGITVNSSSIKLKNVAAVMVTATLPPFVREGDTLDVTVSSIGDAKSLRGGTLLQTPLRAGNGEVYVVAQGSVSTGGFAAAGGGSSMTKAFPTVGIAVNGGIVERTVEDDGIGANGQLSLSLARPDFTTATRVAGAINAQYGSIAQASNPGRVDVAIPSYFRGNVVGFVASIEELPVRPDNMARVIVNERTGTIITGGDVSVDTVAITQGGLTIRIQGATDVSQPGPFSYGNTVVTQDADVEVNDMKGNTIILPATTNISDIVGALNTVGANPREIISILQAMKAAGALHAELDIV from the coding sequence ATGAAGAAATTGGGCATCCTTCTGCTCCTCCTTGGACTTGTGGTCGGAACACTGCCGGGAATTGCTTCGGCGGATTCCGCTGTGACGCGAATCAAGGATATCTCCAAGGTGCAGGGTGTGCGCTCCAACCAGCTCATGGGCTACGGTCTCGTCGTCGGTCTGGACGGCACGGGCGACGGCTCAAGCTCGGGGGAGACGGTACAGTCCATTGCAAATATGCTGACCACCTATGGCATCACGGTCAACAGCAGCTCGATCAAGCTGAAGAACGTCGCGGCGGTCATGGTGACGGCGACTCTGCCGCCGTTCGTGCGCGAGGGCGATACGCTCGATGTGACGGTCTCCTCGATTGGTGATGCGAAGAGCCTGCGCGGCGGTACGCTGCTCCAGACACCGCTGCGTGCGGGTAACGGTGAGGTCTATGTCGTTGCGCAGGGCAGTGTCTCGACGGGCGGCTTTGCCGCGGCGGGCGGCGGTAGCAGCATGACGAAGGCGTTCCCGACGGTCGGCATTGCTGTGAACGGCGGCATTGTCGAGCGTACGGTGGAGGACGATGGGATTGGTGCGAACGGGCAGCTTTCCCTTTCGCTTGCACGCCCTGACTTTACGACAGCGACACGGGTCGCGGGGGCGATCAACGCGCAGTATGGCAGTATCGCGCAGGCAAGCAATCCCGGACGCGTGGATGTGGCGATTCCGTCCTATTTCCGCGGGAACGTGGTCGGCTTTGTTGCCTCAATCGAAGAGCTGCCCGTCCGCCCCGACAATATGGCGCGTGTCATTGTGAACGAGCGCACGGGGACGATCATCACGGGCGGCGATGTCTCCGTCGATACGGTTGCAATCACGCAGGGCGGGCTGACGATCCGCATTCAGGGGGCGACAGATGTCTCGCAGCCGGGACCGTTCAGCTATGGAAATACGGTCGTCACGCAGGATGCCGATGTCGAAGTGAACGATATGAAGGGAAATACGATCATCCTGCCCGCAACGACCAATATCAGCGACATTGTGGGCGCACTCAACACCGTGGGAGCGAATCCACGTGAGATCATCTCCATCTTGCAGGCGATGAAGGCGGCAGGGGCACTGCACGCCGAACTCGATATAGTTTAA
- a CDS encoding flagellar basal body L-ring protein FlgH → MSKQKWLAGVLAAALCTASLAPTVSAESLWNNPSGHPTKSPFSDHRATGIGDIVTIVISETTTTSATRNSSNEKSGSVSIGAGLGIFDFLQAASANGSDKFSAKGSASSSNRVAGNVTVTVVDVMPNGNFVLEGTQSIWQNRNEHKIVFRGTCRPEDISSSNTILSTRVADATVRFDGKGPLNAKQRQGILTQIFNILF, encoded by the coding sequence ATGAGTAAACAAAAATGGCTCGCAGGCGTGCTCGCCGCTGCACTCTGCACGGCAAGTCTCGCTCCCACTGTCTCGGCAGAATCCCTGTGGAATAATCCGAGCGGACATCCAACGAAGAGTCCGTTTTCCGATCATCGGGCGACGGGCATCGGGGACATCGTCACCATCGTCATCAGTGAGACAACAACGACTTCGGCAACGCGGAACTCCTCGAATGAGAAGAGCGGGTCGGTCAGTATTGGTGCAGGGCTTGGTATTTTCGACTTCCTGCAGGCCGCATCTGCAAACGGCTCGGACAAGTTCAGCGCCAAGGGCTCTGCCTCCTCCTCGAACCGCGTTGCGGGCAATGTCACCGTGACCGTGGTGGATGTCATGCCGAATGGCAATTTCGTCCTCGAGGGCACACAGTCCATTTGGCAGAACCGCAACGAGCACAAGATTGTCTTCCGCGGCACCTGTCGTCCCGAGGACATCTCGAGCTCGAATACGATCCTCTCGACGCGTGTGGCTGATGCGACGGTGCGCTTTGACGGAAAGGGGCCTCTGAACGCAAAGCAGCGGCAGGGCATCCTGACCCAGATCTTCAACATTTTGTTCTGA
- a CDS encoding polyprenyl synthetase family protein, with amino-acid sequence MFDVIQADLEEFEPALAESIISETALITDVGAHLVSSGGKRLRPALFLLAARGGAAFDRARAMPVAVALELIHTASLVHDDVIDEADTRRGSATTNAKWGNQVAILSGDYLFARAFKLVAEAGYDSSVYVKLAQLVCTLSEGEILQDHTAYQVPASEDAYYERIRKKTADFLEICCELGGVIGGMSAADTERMALYGHAIGMAFQITDDLLDYRQTSEHIGKPAGHDLAQGFVTLPVIRALEVLDEAGRRELTALITNPKMSEAEVARALEIVCTTDGLDYAQEKADAYLARAKAALPEPLDERIRETCLMAADFIGRREF; translated from the coding sequence ATGTTTGATGTCATACAGGCGGATCTTGAGGAATTTGAACCTGCGCTTGCAGAATCCATTATCTCCGAGACCGCTCTCATAACAGATGTGGGAGCACATCTTGTCTCCTCGGGGGGGAAGCGCTTGCGTCCCGCCCTTTTCCTGCTTGCGGCACGCGGCGGTGCGGCGTTTGATCGTGCGCGTGCGATGCCTGTTGCCGTTGCGCTCGAGCTGATTCACACGGCATCCCTAGTGCACGATGATGTCATCGACGAGGCGGATACGCGGCGGGGATCGGCGACGACGAATGCAAAATGGGGCAATCAGGTCGCCATTCTGAGCGGCGATTATCTTTTTGCGCGTGCGTTCAAACTCGTTGCGGAGGCGGGCTATGATTCCTCGGTCTACGTCAAGCTCGCGCAGCTCGTCTGTACGCTGAGCGAGGGTGAGATTCTCCAAGATCACACAGCCTATCAGGTGCCCGCGAGCGAGGATGCGTACTATGAGCGCATCCGCAAGAAGACGGCGGACTTCCTTGAGATCTGCTGCGAACTCGGCGGCGTGATCGGCGGCATGAGTGCGGCAGATACAGAGCGCATGGCGCTCTATGGGCACGCCATCGGCATGGCGTTCCAGATCACGGATGACTTGCTTGACTATCGGCAGACCTCGGAGCACATCGGAAAGCCTGCAGGGCATGACCTCGCGCAGGGCTTTGTGACGCTGCCTGTCATCCGCGCGCTCGAAGTGCTGGATGAGGCAGGGCGTAGGGAACTCACGGCACTCATTACGAACCCGAAGATGTCGGAAGCGGAGGTCGCGCGTGCGCTCGAAATCGTCTGCACGACGGACGGCCTCGACTATGCGCAGGAGAAGGCGGATGCCTATCTCGCGCGTGCAAAGGCGGCACTGCCGGAGCCGCTTGACGAGCGCATCCGTGAGACCTGCCTGATGGCGGCGGACTTTATCGGACGCAGAGAGTTTTAG
- the tatA gene encoding twin-arginine translocase TatA/TatE family subunit, which produces MFGLGVPELVLILIIGLVIFGPGRLPDIGKALGKSIKEFKSANNESPQDSRTEINVTEEAKQLESGEKKEAKS; this is translated from the coding sequence ATGTTTGGTCTGGGAGTTCCCGAACTCGTACTCATCCTCATCATCGGCCTTGTGATCTTCGGCCCCGGCCGCCTGCCCGACATTGGCAAGGCGCTCGGGAAGAGTATCAAGGAATTCAAATCGGCAAACAACGAGTCGCCGCAGGATTCCCGTACGGAGATCAATGTCACCGAGGAGGCGAAGCAGCTCGAGAGCGGCGAGAAAAAAGAGGCGAAGAGTTGA
- the flgA gene encoding flagellar basal body P-ring formation chaperone FlgA, protein MGTAEASAYNPAQGDHFPTILSSAQLSALAEQKIEEKLAGIGETRRHELRLQRVASTMHLPAGEVTAVVEFPRGLPYGREFPAVFAIYIDGVMHRKATSYYQLTVYDRVLVAMTDIRAEEAISPANARVEERAVDTLPELTLTDFARVDGRVAGRYIRKDVTITPSLLAMPLVIRAGNPVELVLDANGIVIRAEGVALEPGRIDYTIRVRNVSSGKILRGKVIDAHTVQVIG, encoded by the coding sequence GTGGGTACAGCAGAGGCCTCTGCCTACAATCCTGCCCAGGGCGATCACTTCCCCACCATTCTGTCCTCGGCGCAGCTCTCTGCACTCGCAGAGCAGAAGATCGAGGAGAAGCTTGCCGGGATCGGCGAGACGCGGCGGCATGAGCTGCGCCTGCAGCGTGTGGCGTCGACGATGCACCTCCCTGCGGGCGAGGTGACAGCGGTTGTCGAGTTTCCCCGCGGGCTGCCCTATGGACGGGAGTTCCCGGCGGTATTTGCCATCTACATCGATGGCGTCATGCATCGGAAGGCGACGAGCTACTATCAGCTGACCGTCTATGACCGCGTGCTCGTGGCGATGACGGATATTCGTGCGGAGGAGGCAATCTCTCCCGCAAATGCGCGCGTCGAGGAACGGGCGGTGGATACCCTGCCCGAATTGACGCTCACTGATTTTGCACGTGTGGATGGTCGTGTTGCGGGGCGTTACATTCGCAAGGATGTGACGATCACACCCTCGCTGCTTGCGATGCCGCTCGTCATACGTGCAGGCAATCCCGTGGAGCTCGTTCTGGATGCAAATGGCATCGTGATTCGCGCTGAGGGCGTGGCGCTCGAGCCGGGACGCATCGACTACACGATCCGCGTACGCAATGTGAGCTCTGGTAAAATCCTGCGCGGCAAGGTGATTGATGCGCACACGGTTCAGGTCATCGGATGA
- the flgG gene encoding flagellar basal-body rod protein FlgG, which produces MMRALWSAASGMKAQQVHMDIVAHNIANVNTYGGKKVRAEFQDLVYQTLREAGAQNGADSQYPTALQIGLGTRVAATQRVFTQGPLQTTDNPTDIGIQGEGFFRVTMPDGTTAYTRDGTWKLDSDRRMVTTDGYLLADGITIGQNAPLDSITISGDGRVSYREAGQNQQQEAGQITLARFVNPAGLTSIGKNLFVVSDASGEAIESNPGVDGAGTLTQGTLEMSNVQIVEEMVEMIVSQRAYESNSKAITTSDSMLEIANSLKR; this is translated from the coding sequence ATGATGCGAGCACTTTGGTCTGCGGCGTCCGGCATGAAGGCGCAGCAGGTGCATATGGACATCGTTGCGCACAATATTGCGAACGTCAACACTTACGGCGGAAAAAAGGTGCGTGCGGAGTTCCAGGATCTCGTCTATCAGACGCTGCGTGAGGCGGGCGCACAGAACGGCGCGGATTCGCAGTATCCGACGGCGCTCCAGATCGGTCTCGGTACGCGTGTGGCTGCGACGCAGCGCGTCTTTACACAGGGACCGCTCCAGACGACGGACAACCCCACGGACATCGGCATTCAGGGCGAGGGCTTTTTCCGCGTCACGATGCCCGATGGTACGACGGCATACACGCGTGACGGCACGTGGAAGCTCGACAGCGATCGCCGCATGGTGACGACGGACGGCTATCTGCTTGCCGACGGCATCACGATCGGTCAGAATGCGCCGCTCGACTCCATCACGATCTCGGGTGACGGGCGTGTGTCCTACCGCGAGGCAGGACAGAATCAGCAGCAGGAGGCAGGGCAGATCACACTTGCTCGCTTTGTCAATCCGGCAGGACTTACCTCCATTGGCAAGAATCTCTTCGTTGTGTCCGATGCTTCGGGCGAGGCGATCGAGTCGAATCCCGGCGTGGATGGTGCGGGTACGCTCACACAGGGAACCCTTGAGATGAGCAATGTGCAGATCGTTGAGGAAATGGTTGAGATGATCGTCTCCCAGCGTGCCTACGAGTCCAACTCGAAGGCGATCACGACATCGGATTCGATGCTCGAGATTGCGAATTCACTCAAGCGTTGA
- the tatA gene encoding twin-arginine translocase TatA/TatE family subunit, which produces MFGIGVPELILILVVGLIVFGPGKLPEMGRSLGKGIREFRKASNALTAAINAPEPPPAAPAPVQPAAQPAAAPTEAQAAPAAPTATPTAETAAAAVAAHAAEQSGTESKSQS; this is translated from the coding sequence ATGTTTGGCATTGGCGTACCCGAACTGATTTTGATACTGGTCGTGGGACTCATCGTCTTTGGTCCCGGCAAGCTCCCCGAGATGGGGCGCTCGCTCGGCAAGGGCATCCGTGAGTTCCGCAAGGCGTCGAATGCGCTGACGGCGGCAATCAACGCACCCGAGCCGCCGCCCGCCGCCCCCGCACCGGTACAGCCCGCTGCACAGCCGGCTGCCGCACCGACAGAGGCGCAGGCAGCACCCGCCGCACCCACGGCAACGCCGACGGCAGAGACCGCTGCGGCAGCAGTCGCGGCGCATGCAGCGGAGCAGAGTGGAACAGAAAGCAAGTCTCAATCATAA
- a CDS encoding menaquinone biosynthesis decarboxylase: MAYKDLREYIAALEERGLLKRITAEVDPELEITEITDRISKQEGEKNVALLFENVKGSKMPVLMNAFGSYERMALAFGVEKLDDVADELTEILKIPHISLQNKMNLMTLIPMARKAINFPKYVKNAPCQEVIETEHPNLDEIPILKCWPDDGGPFVTLPLVFTKNPATGKRNVGMYRLQKYDSLTTGMHWHIHKNGAENFRDMKARGGQRIEAAVAIGTDPVVTYAATAPLPRDIDEMVFAGFLRHKSVEMVKCITVDLEVPATAEIILEGYVDTNEMRREGPFGDHTGYYSLADDYPVFHITAITHRKDAIYSATVVGKPPMEDCFLAKATERIFLPLLKQMLPEVIDVNMPLEGVFHDCIVVSIKKQFPMHARKVMHALWGMGQMMNVKMIIVVDAHVNVQDMKEVWWRVFNNIDAKYDLEIVQGPLDVLDHSSPMAKWGSKLGIDATKTWPEEGHTREWPDEIEMSEEIVKRVDARWKEFGLD; this comes from the coding sequence TTGGCATATAAGGATCTGCGCGAGTACATCGCCGCGCTCGAGGAGCGCGGGCTTTTGAAACGCATCACCGCAGAGGTCGATCCAGAGCTTGAGATCACCGAAATCACCGACCGCATCTCGAAACAGGAGGGGGAGAAGAACGTCGCCCTCCTCTTTGAGAACGTCAAGGGATCGAAGATGCCCGTGCTCATGAACGCATTCGGCAGCTACGAGCGCATGGCACTCGCCTTCGGCGTGGAGAAGCTCGACGATGTGGCGGACGAGCTGACGGAGATCCTGAAGATCCCACACATCTCCCTGCAAAACAAAATGAACCTCATGACGCTGATCCCCATGGCGCGTAAGGCGATCAACTTCCCGAAATACGTGAAGAACGCGCCATGTCAGGAGGTCATCGAGACGGAGCATCCGAACCTCGACGAGATCCCCATCCTCAAATGCTGGCCGGACGATGGCGGCCCGTTCGTGACCCTGCCGCTCGTCTTTACGAAGAACCCTGCGACGGGCAAGCGCAACGTCGGCATGTATCGTCTGCAAAAGTACGACAGCCTCACGACGGGCATGCACTGGCACATCCACAAGAACGGCGCGGAGAACTTCCGCGACATGAAAGCGCGCGGCGGACAGCGCATCGAGGCGGCGGTCGCCATCGGCACCGACCCCGTCGTCACCTATGCAGCGACGGCGCCGCTCCCGCGCGACATCGATGAGATGGTCTTTGCGGGCTTCCTGCGGCACAAATCCGTCGAGATGGTCAAGTGCATCACGGTCGATCTCGAGGTGCCCGCGACGGCGGAGATCATCCTCGAGGGCTACGTCGATACGAACGAGATGCGCCGCGAGGGGCCGTTCGGCGACCACACGGGCTACTACTCGCTCGCGGACGATTATCCCGTCTTTCACATTACGGCGATCACGCATCGCAAGGATGCAATCTACTCTGCGACGGTTGTCGGCAAGCCACCGATGGAGGACTGCTTCCTCGCGAAGGCGACGGAGCGCATCTTCCTGCCGCTCCTCAAGCAGATGCTCCCCGAGGTCATCGACGTGAATATGCCGCTCGAGGGCGTATTCCACGACTGCATTGTCGTCTCCATCAAGAAGCAGTTCCCGATGCACGCGCGCAAGGTCATGCATGCGCTCTGGGGCATGGGGCAGATGATGAACGTGAAGATGATTATCGTCGTGGATGCGCACGTCAATGTGCAGGACATGAAGGAAGTCTGGTGGCGCGTCTTCAACAACATCGACGCGAAATACGACCTCGAGATCGTGCAGGGACCTCTCGATGTGCTCGATCACTCCTCGCCGATGGCGAAGTGGGGCTCGAAGCTCGGCATCGACGCGACCAAGACTTGGCCGGAGGAAGGTCATACGCGTGAGTGGCCCGATGAGATCGAGATGTCCGAGGAGATTGTAAAGCGCGTTGACGCGCGGTGGAAGGAGTTCGGTCTGGATTGA
- the tatC gene encoding twin-arginine translocase subunit TatC, translating to MAEESKPLATEQGDSVSGEQSAHAEHPPITPPAPQTETQREDTANPEDDGSMTLIAHLTELRSRLIKCLLAVAVGSCVGYYFIDDIMHYLTVPVGKLYYMQPAEAFFTYIKIAVVVGFLLALPVIFYHVWRFFLPALTRAERLVLGIVVPVSVVLFFLGLAFSFFLVFPAAIVFFKGFGNEELEALFSVNRYFEFVIMFVLPFGFVFELPLVITILGKLGFISSDFLRKYARIVIFLSFVIAAIISPTPDVFTQSMIALPMIALYGVGYLIVRFILRK from the coding sequence ATGGCGGAGGAATCGAAACCCCTTGCGACTGAGCAAGGCGACAGCGTAAGCGGGGAGCAGTCCGCGCACGCAGAGCACCCGCCCATCACGCCGCCCGCCCCACAGACGGAAACACAGCGCGAGGATACCGCAAACCCGGAGGACGACGGCAGCATGACGCTGATTGCGCATCTGACGGAGCTGCGTTCGCGCCTCATCAAATGTCTGCTGGCAGTCGCCGTCGGCTCGTGCGTCGGCTACTACTTCATCGACGACATCATGCACTATCTGACCGTTCCGGTCGGAAAGCTCTACTATATGCAGCCCGCGGAGGCGTTCTTCACCTATATCAAGATCGCCGTCGTCGTGGGCTTTCTTCTCGCGCTGCCCGTGATCTTCTATCACGTCTGGCGCTTCTTCCTGCCTGCACTCACGCGTGCGGAGCGACTCGTGCTTGGGATCGTCGTGCCCGTCTCGGTTGTCCTCTTCTTCCTCGGGCTGGCGTTCTCGTTCTTCCTTGTCTTCCCCGCAGCAATCGTGTTCTTCAAGGGATTCGGCAACGAGGAACTCGAGGCGCTCTTTTCCGTGAACCGCTACTTCGAGTTCGTCATCATGTTCGTCCTGCCGTTCGGCTTCGTCTTCGAGCTGCCGCTCGTCATTACGATTCTCGGCAAGCTGGGCTTCATCTCGTCGGACTTCCTGCGGAAATACGCCCGTATCGTCATCTTCCTCTCGTTCGTCATCGCTGCCATCATCTCGCCGACACCGGATGTGTTCACGCAGTCGATGATCGCCCTGCCCATGATTGCACTCTACGGCGTGGGATATCTGATCGTGAGATTTATACTGAGAAAATAA